The following DNA comes from Phytohabitans rumicis.
GCTCGGTCAGGCCCGCGACCAGCTCGCCCAGCGGCCCGGGGCCCGCGCCGCCCTGTACGCCGGCGCCGTGGTCCTCGCGATCGGCGGCGTCTACCTGCTCGTACCCGATGGTCCGGCCGACCCGCCGGGCGCCGCCGCGCCGCCGGTGGCCACCAGTGCCGCCGCGGAGCCGTCGCCGAGCGCCGCGGACAGCGGGCGCGGCGCGCGCGCCCAGCTTCCCGAGGAACGCGCACCGGTGCCGGTCGACGTGGCGCCGAAGCCCGGGTACGGCAGCAATGTGGACGGTCCGGACCCCGCGCCACCCGCGGACAGGAAGCCCGGGGCACTGCCGCGGCGGCCCGAGGGCGCACGCGTCCAGCCGGTGGGCGGCTCGTACTGGCAGCCGTACCCGGGGCAGCCGATGATGCTGCAACAGCGCGGGCAGAAGGTGACCCTGCGGGGCCAGGGCTACTTCCACGTCGGCTGGGCGGTCGCGTACTACAACTGCGGCGGCGAGATCGCGATGCCGACGTGGACCGGGCTGAAGGGCAAGCTCTTCCACGCCGGGTCCGGCGGCGGTCGCCGCATGGACGACGGCATGCCCGGCACCACCACGCCGGGGTACACCTGGATGGGCCGGCCGGGCAGCGACCCGGCCCGGCTGCCATCCGGCGCCCAGCAGATGTGGCAGGCGGAGTTCTACTACCTGGACGGCGAGGTGACCCTGCACCACAACGAGCGCAGCGGCACCTCCGCCGACTACGACCTGACCGTCACGCCGACGACGTGGAGCGGGGTGACCCAGGACCTGCGCCAGGGGCCCGACTACCAGCGCGGCGCCATCCGGTACGGGCACGTGCGGGACACCGGTTCCGACGGCGCGCCGGTGCCCCAGTACCTGACCAGGTCGACGCCGGCCGACCCGAGCCGGGTGCCGCAGCGGTCGATGGTGACCTAGGGCCCGTTTTATAAGGGCTGGCCGGCCTGCGGCGGACCCAGACGACGACCGGCGGCACCGGTCGAAAGGCCGCATACAACACCGGTATGCGACCTTCCGCCCGGCTTGCCGGATCGCCGCCTGGGCCTCGCCTCGGCTCGACCGACCCTTATAAAACGGGCCCTAGCTCGCGGTGCCGGCGTCGGCGGTGCGCAGGCCGTGCAGGACCATGTCGACGATCTGGTTGACGTACACCTCGGTGCGGTAGGCGACGTCTTCGTCCGGCGCGGGCGGGGCCATCGACACCTGGACGGTCGCGACCCCGAAGAGCGTGCCGAGCACCAGCGCGGGGGAGGTCGACGCGGGCAGCTCGCCGCGGGCCGCCGCCGACCGGACCATGTCCTCGACCATCTTCACGCTGCCGAACAGGTAGAAGTTTTGCAGCTCGGCGAACAGGTCGGGGTAGGTGCGGGCGTCCAGCCACAGCCGCATGATCGCCAGGCCCGCCCAGCCCCAGTACATGCGGAAGACGTACCGGGCCATCGCCTTGAGGTCTTCGCGCAGGTCGCCGGTGTGGGTCCAGCCGCGGAACGGCTCGAGCCGGTCGCGCATCGCGGCCAGCAGCAGCTCGCGCTTGTCGCGCCAGCGCAAGTAGACCGACGCCTTTCCGACACCGGAACGGCGGGCCACCTCGTCGAGGGTGAAGCCGGCCCAGCCCTTCTCGGCGAAGACCAGGACGACGACGCTGTAGACCCGCGCCTCCATCTCGGGGTCGCGGGGGCGGCCGCGCTGCCGCCGTAGGGCCCCCGAATCGTCCACCGCGCGAGCTTATCCGGCGCCCGAAGCGCAGGTCGCACCGGCTATGGGTCCGATGTGCCCCGGCCCGCGCAGGTAGGCGTCCACATGGGGTCGAACCGCGTCGATGCGGTGATGTCCGCCATGATTCCGCCGGTGAGACGTGCGCATCAGCGTTGAACCACTGATGCCGGTGGTGCGTGAGCTGGGTAAAGTGCCGATCCGACGGTTGCGGAGCGTTCCGAGAAAGGGACGCAACGTAACAACACCGCCGGAATAGGCTTAGTCTGCTCTAAAAGACGTTTTCAGCTTCCAATCCGGCATGACTGCTCCTTACCGTGTCCCGGGGTTGTACGGGAAGGAGGGGCGGTCATGACGCGCGGATGGGACTGGGACTAAGTGCGGTGAGAGGGTGTCGATCTCACTCTGCGCTGCGGTAGCCTGACCGGATGTCGACCGGTCGATGGAAACGCTCCACAGTGGAGAGAGCAGGTTGGCGTGCGCAAGGGTGAGACCGGGCAGCTACGGCTGTTGACCGGTCTCGTCCTGCTTCTGGCCATCGGTTGCCTCGCGTGGGCCCTCGCCCACCTCTCCCCGCCGTCCCGGACCGAGATCCCGTACCTGGTGGTGGCCCTCGGCCTGATCGCCGTCGGCGTCGGCTGCTCCGCGCCGGTGCGCATCCGCACCGAGACGCGCCTGACCTCCATCACCGCCGCGGTGCTCATCGCGGCCCTGATCCTGCCGCCCGCCTGGGTGATCGTCTGCACCGCGTCCGCCGCGGCCGTCACCCGCGCCGCGTTCCGCCGGCGCAGCGCCACCTGGGTACACAAGGCCCTGCACAACACCGGCAAGGACGTCCTCGCCGCGGCCGCCGCGACCGGCGCGGTCGCCATCGCCGGCGTCCACCCGGCCCCCACCGGCACCGACCTCCTTCGCGAGTGGACCGCGTACGCGTTGGCCCTGCTGCTGGCGGCGGTGGCGTACACCGTCGTCGAGGAGGTGCTGACCGGCACGACCCTGTCCCTTGCCACCGGCCGCACGTGGGGCCAGGTGACGCGCACCGACTGGGACGTCCGGGCCGGCATCAACGCGGCCAGCTTTCTGCTCGCGGCCGGGGCCATCCCGCTGGCCGTCATCGACCCGTGGCTGATGATCGTGATCCCGCCGGCGCTGCTCGTGCTGTACCTCGTCTACATGCACCGGCTGCACCTGCGCGCCGAGCGGCACACCTGGGAGCAGCTCGCCGCCGCCACCGACGCGCTCAACGACGTCGACCTCAAGGGCGTGCTGCACACCGCCGCCCAGGGCGCGGTCGCGCTCTTCAACGCCCGCCAGGCGCAGGTCGAGCTGTGGGACGCGGAGCCGCCGCGGGTGGTCCGGGCCGGCGCCGGCAAGATCGTCTACGACGGCCCCGCGGCCGACGCCCCGCCGCCGGCCGCCCTCACCGCGAGCCGGGTGCTCGGCGGCCGGGACGGCGCCGCGATCGGCGTCCTGCGGCTGGCCCTGCCGCCCGCCGCCGGCCTGAGCGGCCGGGAGGAGAGCACGCTGCGCGCGTACGCCGCGTCGCTCACCACGGCGGTGCACAACGCGCGGGCGTACGAGTGCCTCGCCGACCAGGCCGACCGGCACGCCCGCGACGCCCGGATCGACCCGCTCACCGGGCTGGCCAACCGCCGCCAGCTGCTCGACCTCATCGCGGCCGGGCAGCA
Coding sequences within:
- a CDS encoding RNA polymerase sigma factor, yielding MGRHARLDVVDVGTVAAARGGDKRSLDDLVAEHLPLVYNIVGRALDGHPDVDDVVQETMLRVVRKLDSLRDSSRFRSWLVAIAMQQIRARARARQEMFARSGLEEAGDLADPSADFVDLTITELGLTGQRKEVAEATRWLDPDDRRLLTLWWQEAAGELTRDELAAALKISTPHAAVRVQRMKTQLQSARVVVRALWSDRHCTDLIDMLEGWDAKPSTLWRKRLVRHTKACRECGRHWADLVPAERLLAGISLLPIPIELAARLGDTAQGLVVADATADGLSGGADAPDGEGWLGQARDQLAQRPGARAALYAGAVVLAIGGVYLLVPDGPADPPGAAAPPVATSAAAEPSPSAADSGRGARAQLPEERAPVPVDVAPKPGYGSNVDGPDPAPPADRKPGALPRRPEGARVQPVGGSYWQPYPGQPMMLQQRGQKVTLRGQGYFHVGWAVAYYNCGGEIAMPTWTGLKGKLFHAGSGGGRRMDDGMPGTTTPGYTWMGRPGSDPARLPSGAQQMWQAEFYYLDGEVTLHHNERSGTSADYDLTVTPTTWSGVTQDLRQGPDYQRGAIRYGHVRDTGSDGAPVPQYLTRSTPADPSRVPQRSMVT
- a CDS encoding TetR/AcrR family transcriptional regulator; protein product: MDDSGALRRQRGRPRDPEMEARVYSVVVLVFAEKGWAGFTLDEVARRSGVGKASVYLRWRDKRELLLAAMRDRLEPFRGWTHTGDLREDLKAMARYVFRMYWGWAGLAIMRLWLDARTYPDLFAELQNFYLFGSVKMVEDMVRSAAARGELPASTSPALVLGTLFGVATVQVSMAPPAPDEDVAYRTEVYVNQIVDMVLHGLRTADAGTAS